In the genome of Spea bombifrons isolate aSpeBom1 chromosome 11, aSpeBom1.2.pri, whole genome shotgun sequence, one region contains:
- the TMEM52B gene encoding transmembrane protein 52B isoform X1 — MSSVLTKENRGSPWGSNMRSYIFLSVVTGLYLVCMGKCESDCENPKHCSKSEWVNQWYIWLVVTAGILLLMFGVTCACLRCFYLRQQHCPEGRGERPCEVTVIAIDHDSTIQSTVTSLQSVFGPAARRIFAVSHSHVPPPQLSPVAPETPPCYEEALQMSRFTVARSTHKACHLTPVLEERTEIPLP; from the exons GTTCACCCTGGGGCAGTAACATGAGAAGCTACATTTTTCTGTCTGTGGTCACTGGACTTTATCTG GTTTGTATGGGAAAATGTGAATCAGACTGTGAAAATCCCAAGCA CTGTTCAAAGTCAGAATGGGTGAACCAGTGGTACATATG GTTGGTAGTGACTGCTGGGATTCTGCTGCTGATGTTTGGAGTCACCTGCGCCTGTCTGCGCTGCTTCTACCTGAGACAGCAGCATTGTCCAGAGGGGAGAGGAGAGCGTCCGTGTGAGGTCACAGTCATCGCCATTGACCACGATAGCACAATACAAAGCACTGTGACCT CTCTGCAGTCTGTGTTTGGCCCAGCTGCCCGTAGGATATTTGCTGTATCTCATTCTCATGTCCCCCCACCTCAACTCTCTCCTGTTGCTCCTGAGACCCCACCATGTTATGAGGAAGCCTTACAAATGAGTCGCTTTACTGTTGCCCGGAGCACCCATAAGGCCTGTCATCTGACCCCAGTGCTTGAAGAGAGGACTGAGATTCCTCTACCCTAA
- the TMEM52B gene encoding transmembrane protein 52B isoform X2, with protein sequence MRSYIFLSVVTGLYLVCMGKCESDCENPKHCSKSEWVNQWYIWLVVTAGILLLMFGVTCACLRCFYLRQQHCPEGRGERPCEVTVIAIDHDSTIQSTVTSLQSVFGPAARRIFAVSHSHVPPPQLSPVAPETPPCYEEALQMSRFTVARSTHKACHLTPVLEERTEIPLP encoded by the exons ATGAGAAGCTACATTTTTCTGTCTGTGGTCACTGGACTTTATCTG GTTTGTATGGGAAAATGTGAATCAGACTGTGAAAATCCCAAGCA CTGTTCAAAGTCAGAATGGGTGAACCAGTGGTACATATG GTTGGTAGTGACTGCTGGGATTCTGCTGCTGATGTTTGGAGTCACCTGCGCCTGTCTGCGCTGCTTCTACCTGAGACAGCAGCATTGTCCAGAGGGGAGAGGAGAGCGTCCGTGTGAGGTCACAGTCATCGCCATTGACCACGATAGCACAATACAAAGCACTGTGACCT CTCTGCAGTCTGTGTTTGGCCCAGCTGCCCGTAGGATATTTGCTGTATCTCATTCTCATGTCCCCCCACCTCAACTCTCTCCTGTTGCTCCTGAGACCCCACCATGTTATGAGGAAGCCTTACAAATGAGTCGCTTTACTGTTGCCCGGAGCACCCATAAGGCCTGTCATCTGACCCCAGTGCTTGAAGAGAGGACTGAGATTCCTCTACCCTAA